The Plasmodium cynomolgi strain B DNA, scaffold: 0199, whole genome shotgun sequence region atataaacaactataaaaataatattattatgagtATAATCATTTATACCCTAAAATAATGCccataaaaagggaaccctAAATCATAAACCTTATAATGATCTAAGAATGTTAAAAGAATTTCCTTATTTCTTCGGATTTTATGAATTGTTTCATCTTTTATATTGTtattactaaataatttatcgcaagtttttttttttatattatttagtaATGGTATTAAAGTTTATATAACGTTTTCAAAATAAGATAGTATATTTGAATGTAAATAGATATAGGTAGTTAAGGAAAAGTTACTCATTTAatacagaattatattttatatgatatatCATATCACCAGAATTTATATCCTGAGTGTGTATACTGTTTGATAGAAattcttgttcatttttttccatattgtCTAATAATTTATCCTTCCCTAGTATATTTGTATTGATCCACGAAcctaaaggagtaaactaattCAAAGGAATCaggattatatattaaaatatacaatattattattgtcattTAATATGAGAACATCGCATAAACATCGGTATccaatattttacatatgtttaaataaaactttgtgtaaccttatataatagtGCCAATATGGATGATGCCCCAGCCATTGTTCCAACAGCTGTAGATACACTATATGATATAGAACTACCCGAATTATCACCTTTatcaaaaaatgatttttcttttcctatATATTCTTGGCAACCGACTATgtcttttatattaatataagaAGATAAAGCTGGTGTTTTATCTGCTATTCCtgctttattataaaaatcttCCGTATATGATGTCTTAAATTTATCTAATATTTCACAAACGCTTTTGTTCACTCCATTCTTTTCATCCGCTTTAGAACAATATTTCTCATCCAATTcgctatatatattaatacattCGTATATATAACTTTGGCCTGCACAGTtcattgaaatatttttatgcaataATGTATTCTTAATAATAGAAATATTATctagaaaatataataattttattattttttctggttccttatatttttcatctaaTGTATATTCCAAACATGAATCTGGTTCATTAGGAGAAAAATAGAAACTAGCTCCAACTAAAGTGGCTTGAAGCAATTTATCACTAAGattatgtttcttttttacgtaaCTCATCCAGTAGTTTAAATATTTGCAACATTCAGTACTACTACACATATTATCATAATTGTTATTATAAAACGAATATAAATTCCTTAATATTTTGACACATATATCTCTATAGTTTTCTTTATCATCACtatcatataatatattattcgagtatatattataaaaataataatcattCACGTCCTTATTGAAATCCTTATAGATATTCCATATCTTCGTAAGAAAGGGATactaaataaagaaaagaaatgcaTGCAcaaacatttttcatttttttaggaAACATTTTATATAGTATACcaataataaatgtaaagAGA contains the following coding sequences:
- a CDS encoding hypothetical protein (putative), encoding MDIKEFEDNIWNIYKDFNKDVNDYYFYNIYSNNILYDSDDKENYRDICVKILRNLYSFYNNNYDNMCSSTECCKYLNYWMSYVKKKHNLSDKLLQATLVGASFYFSPNEPDSCLEYTLDEKYKEPEKIIKLLYFLDNISIIKNTLLHKNISMNCAGQSYIYECINIYSELDEKYCSKADEKNGVNKSVCEILDKFKTSYTEDFYNKAGIADKTPALSSYINIKDIVGCQEYIGKEKSFFDKGDNSGSSISYSVSTAVGTMAGASSILALLYKVTQSFI